One region of Armigeres subalbatus isolate Guangzhou_Male chromosome 3, GZ_Asu_2, whole genome shotgun sequence genomic DNA includes:
- the LOC134222606 gene encoding uncharacterized protein K02A2.6-like: MRNEDNHPPAPLATDALILQVLKQLQQQQLVTNELLRNQQQSNEQQRAFIQQQENVLRNIQVQVPPNPEAILDSLASNVKEFRYDAENNITFSTWFSRYEELFANDAARLDEQAKVRLLMRKLGIAEHERYCSFILPKTTKDFTFDATVTKLKGLFGAAESLISKRYRCLQTAKSLTEDFITYTCRINKTCVEFELLSSECQRLLNLRHDTAMIETSNIAVNAIKQRFHKPTRAWKNTSSTSSSSSCSEKAKKVPPSPCWKCGSMHYLDSASDITVISSGTWKQLGEPPTRYPSVNAKTASGDSLQLLSEFECSITIDEVTQVSTIYVVEQDLHILGLDLVEKFQLDAVPMNVYCRQVNNSTPIVERLKAAYPQVFSISLGRCTKTTVKLDLKPGQRPVICPKRSVVYAMYQAIDEDLDRLERLKIITPIDYSDWAALISDCGRLNDALQPHQYPLPLPQDIFVKLSNCTVFSIIDMSESYLQVDVDDSTSTLLTINTHRGLYKVNRLAPGVKAAPGAFQQLVDTMLAGLKQTCGYIDDVIVGGENEEEHWHNLNALFQRLQEFGFTVRLEKCSFGRKQIKYLAHMLDQHGIRPDPAKVEAIKLMPAPTNVSEVRSFLGAVNYYGKFVPNMRALRSPMDDLLKTGAKFVWTSQCQRAFDEFKTILSSDLLLTHYNPKLDIIVSADASSVGLGATISHCLPDGSITVVQQA, encoded by the exons ATGCGAAATGAGGATAACCATCCTCCGGCACCATTGGCCACAGATGCACTCATCCTGCAGGTGCTGAAGCagcttcaacaacaacaactcgTAACTAACGAGCTCCTCCGTAACCAGCAGCAATCCAACGAGCAGCAGCGCGCGTTCATCCAGCAACAGGAGAACGTCCTCCGGAACATCCAAGTGCAGGTTCCGCCGAATCCCGAAGCGATTCTCGACTCGTTGGCGTCGAATGTGAAAGAGTTTCGGTATGACGCCGAGAACAATATCACCTTTTCGACGTGGTTTTCGCGCTACGAGGAGTTGTTTGCCAACGATGCTGCACGGTTGGATGAGCAAGCAAAGGTTAGGTTGCTTATGCGAAAACTCGGCATCGCAGAGCACGAGCGTTATTGCAGTTTCATCCTGCCGAAGACAACGAAAGATTTCACTTTCGATGCAACAGTAACCAAgctgaaagggttatttggagCAGCGGAATCTCTGATCAGCAAACGCTATCGGTGCCTTCAGACTGCTAAAAGCTTGACCGAGGATTTTATAACGTACACCTGCCGAATCAACAAAACGTGTGTGGAATTCGAGCTA TTGTCTTCGGAATGCCAGCGCTTGCTGAACCTGCGGCACGATACTGCCATGATTGAAACATCGAACATCGCAGTGAATGCAATCAAACAGCGGTTCCACAAACCAACACGAGCATGGAAAAACACATCAAGtacgtcgtcatcgtcgtcctGTAGTGAAAAAGCGAAGAAAGTGCCACCCAGTCCTTGTTGGAAGTGCGGGTCGATGCACTAC CTCGACTCGGCGTCCGATATCACCGTAATATCCAGCGGAACCTGGAAACAACTCGGTGAGCCACCAACAAGATATCCGTCAGTGAATGCCAAGACAGCATCGGGTGATTCTCTGCAGCTGCTATCAGAGTTTGAATGCTCGATCACCATCGATGAGGTAACGCAAGTGAGTACAATCTACGTCGTTGAGCAGGACCTGCATATCCTGGGGCTAGATTTGGTGGAGAAATTCCAGCTTGATGCCGTTCCGATGAATGTTTACTGCCGCCAGGTGAACAATTCTACCCCCATAGTCGAGCGGCTCAAGGCCGCTTACCCGCAAGTTTTCAGCATCAGTCTAGGACGGTGCACCAAAACAACTGTGAAGCTAGACCTCAAACCAGGACAACGACCAGTGATTTGCCCCAAACGCTCCGTGGTATACGCCATGTATCAAGCCATAGATGAGGATCTGGATCGTCTGGAGCGTTTAAAGATCATTACTCCTATTGACTATTCCGATTGGGCCGCTCTGATTTCCGATTGTGGTC GTTTGAACGACGCCCTCCAGCCACATCAATATCCATTGCCACTCCCACAAGACATTTTCGTCAAGCTCTCCAACTGTACGGTGTTTAGCATAATCGACATGTCAGAGTCTTACCTCCAGGTTGATGTCGATGATTCAACGAGTACGCTCCTCACTATCAACACCCACCGGGGTCTCTATAAGGTAAACCGCCTAGCACCCGGGGTCAAAGCTGCACCAGGGGCATTCCAACAACTCGTTGACACCATGCTAGCTGGGCTCAAACAGACTTGCGGTTATATCGATGACGTGATCGTCGGAGGCGAAAACGAGGAAGAGCATTGGCATAACTTAAACGCGCTTTTTCAACGCCTGCAAGAATTTGGATTTACTGTCCGTTTGGAGAAGTGCTCGTTTGGACGCAAGCAGATCAAGTACCTCGCACACATGCTCGATCAACATGGTATTCGCCCTGATCCGGCGAAGGTAGAGGCCATCAAACTAATGCCAGCACCCACAAATGTGTCGGAAGTTCGGTCGTTTCTCGGAGCCGTAAACTATTACGGAAAATTTGTACCGAATATGCGTGCCCTTCGTAGCCCAATGGATGATCTACTGAAAACAGGAGCGAAATTTGTGTGGACGTCTCAGTGTCAGCGAGCCTTCGACGAATTCAAGACTATtttatcatccgatttgctttTGACCCATTACAATCCAAAACTGGACATAATAGTTTCGGCTGATGCATCGTCAGTCGGACTGGGAGCGACAATTAGTCATTGCCTCCCTGATGGATCTATTACAGTAGTCCAGCAAGCCTAA